Proteins from a single region of Pyrus communis chromosome 6, drPyrComm1.1, whole genome shotgun sequence:
- the LOC137736337 gene encoding uncharacterized protein has product MERMGFCSSWRSLINGCISSVKFVVLLNGQAGKSFAPSRGLRQGDPLSPYLFILMGEVLSKLIQGAVDQGRLEGVKMGGSGPVISHLFFADDTLLFLRADMKNCRNLRHLLDNFCVASGQKVNLEKSSVFFGANVPKVNANQMGNALGMKVVINPGTYLGVPTIWGRSKKGGLAYVKGRVMEKLQGWKQNTLSRAGKEVLIKAVIQAIPAYPMCIFKFPAAVCKELDALVTGFWWGCKEGAHKIHWVSKEVLGLPKDMGGLGFRNFQDFNDALLAKQCWRLITEPDSLWAKVIKARYFPHSSIWDAKKGGRASWAWSSLICGRDLIREGSHWQILGGQEVRVWQDRWLPSLPLGHPVPVGQVTVTPSLRVSALICPESGRWNINFLQPFISGEAMQAIEATPLGDLSRKDRLIWDMSKNGSYSVKSGYRWMQGRSLARRDLRRPSVRGVPKAFWKGIWKLEARCDFIFKGVPINPLKVLADVSAAVSSFFGAMAKAGDSGMGVGRRNSQVTRWCAPAYPFVKINVDASWSKASKMGFAGLIVRDMENKFVAAARHPITAPSAAAAEAYALLHGCRLGAELGVRYVILESDSLDAIKCLSSSLSMGSWEAYPVLARVKQLGGGGFH; this is encoded by the exons ATGGAAAGAATGGGTTTTTGCAGTAGCTGGAGATCGCTAATTAATGGGTGTATTTCATCTGTGAAGTTCGTTGTTCTCCTAAATGGGCAGGCTGGGAAGTCTTTTGCTCCCTCGCGGGGTCTCCGACAGGGGGAtcctctttctccttatttatttattttgatgggGGAAGTTCTATCCAAGCTGATTCAGGGTGCGGTTGACCAAGGTAGATTGGAAGGTGTTAAGATGGGTGGTTCCGGACCAGTGATTTCTCACCTCTTCTTTGCGGATGATACCCTTCTGTTTTTGCGGGCTGATATGAAAAACTGCCGGAATTTGAGACATCTGCTGGACAATTTCTGTGTCGCGTCGGGGCAGAAGGTCAATTTGGAGAAATCCAGTGTATTTTTTGGGGCTAATGTTCCGAAGGTGAATGCTAATCAGATGGGGAACGCCCTTGGTATGAAGGTTGTAATCAATCCGGGAACATATTTGGGGGTCCCTACCATATGGGGTCGGTCGAAAAAGGGTGGTCTTGCTTATGTGAAAGGAAGAGTTATGGAAAAGCTTCAAGGGTGGAAACAAAATACTTTGTCCCGTGCCGGTAAAGAGGTTTTAATTAAGGCTGTTATCCAAGCTATCCCGGCATACCCAATGTGCATTTTCAAATTCCCAGCCGCTGTTTGTAAGGAATTGGATGCGCTGGTGACTGGGTTTTGGTGGGGATGCAAGGAGGGAGCCCACAAGATTCACTGGGTTTCAAAGGAGGTTTTGGGTTTGCCAAAAGACATGGGTGGTTTAGGCTTCAGAAATTTTCAGGATTTTAATGATGCTCTGCTTGCTAAACAGTGCTGGCGCTTAATCACGGAACCGGATTCGCTGTGGGCTAAGGTGATTAAGGCTCGGTATTTTCCACATAGCTCAATCTGGGATGCGAAGAAGGGTGGGAGGGCCTCTTGGGCGTGGAGCAGCCTCATCTGTGGCAGGGACTTGATTAGGGAGGGCTCCCATTGGCAGATTTTGGGTGGTCAGGAGGTGCGGGTGTGGCAGGATAGGTGGCTTCCATCCTTGCCCCTTGGACACCCGGTGCCGGTTGGCCAGGTTACGGTTACTCCCAGTTTAAGGGTCAGTGCACTTATCTGTCCGGAGTCGGGGCGGTGGAATATTAACTTTTTACAGCCTTTCATATCGGGGGAGGCTATGCAGGCTATTGAGGCGACGCCTCTTGGAGATTTAAGTCGTAAAGATAGGCTTATCTGGGATATGAGTAAGAACGGCTCTTATTCGGTCAAGTCGGGATACAGATGGATGCAAGGAAGATCGCTGGCGAGAAGGGATTTGCGTCGGCCTTCTGTTCGTGGGGTTCCCAAAGCGTTTTGGAAGGGGATTTGGAAGCTGGAG GCTCGCTGTGATTTTATTTTCAAAGGGGTGCCCATTAACCCGTTAAAGGTCCTGGCTGATGTCTCTGCGGCGGTGAGCTCGTTTTTTGGTGCAATGGCAAAGGCTGGGGATAGTGGAATGGGTGTCGGCAGGAGGAACTCTCAGGTTACGAGATGGTGTGCTCCGGCCTACCCTTTTGTGAAGATTAATGTGGATGCTAGCTGGTCCAAGGCTTCAAAGATGGGTTTTGCTGGATTAATTGTGAGGGACATGGAGAATAAGTTCGTGGCTGCTGCGCGGCATCCTATTACTGCTCCTTCTGCTGCAGCAGCGGAGGCTTATGCGTTGTTGCACGGGTGCAGACTAGGTGCAGAGCTGGGTGTAAGGTATGTAATTCTGGAATCCGACTCTCTGGATGCGATTAAATGTCTGTCTAGCTCGCTGTCAATGGGTAGTTGGGAGGCATACCCGGTGCTGGCTAGGGTTAAacagttggggggggggggatttcATTGA